A window of the Brassica oleracea var. oleracea cultivar TO1000 chromosome C1, BOL, whole genome shotgun sequence genome harbors these coding sequences:
- the LOC106313742 gene encoding serine/threonine-protein kinase AFC3 isoform X1, with protein sequence MMVNEFEKMDKERVRKRPRMTWDEAPAEPDAKRSQRHGSDGRVLLSPPLREDDRDGHYNFSLRENLTPRYKILSKMGEGTFGRVLECWDRETKEYVAIKIIRSIKKYRDAAMIEIDVLQKLVKTDKGRKRCVQMKDWFDYRNHICIVFEKLGPSLFDFLKRNKYSAFPLALVRDFGYQLLESVAYMHELQLVHTDLKPENILLVSSENVKLPDNKRSGSNETHFRCLPKSSAIKVIDFGSTVCDNRIHHSVVQTRHYRSPEVILGLGWSYQCDLWSIGCILFELCTGEALFQTHDNLEHLAMMERALGPLPEHMTRKASRGAEKYFRRGGRLNWPEGANSRESIRAVKRLDRLKEMVARHVDNTRSGFADLLYGLLQYNPSERLTANDALDHPFFKSAG encoded by the exons ATGATGGTGAACGAATTCGAGAAGATGGACAAGGAACGAGTTAGGAAACGGCCTCGTATGACCTGGGACGAGGCCCCAGCTGAACCTGAT GCTAAAAGGTCTCAGAGACATGGAAGCGATGGGAGGGTTTTGTTGTCACCACCACTAAGGGAGGATGATCGCGATGGCCATTACAATTTCAGTTTGAGAGAGAATCTCACTCCTAGAT ATAAGATACTAAGCAAGATGGGTGAAG GCACATTTGGTCGGGTTTTGGAATGTTGGGATCGTGAAACTAAAGAATATGTGGCTATAAAGATTATCCGAAGCATCAAGAAATACAGGGATGCAGCAATGATCGAAATTGATGTTCTTCAGAAGCTTGTTAAGACTGACAAAGGCCGCAAACG ATGTGTACAGATGAAGGACTGGTTTGATTACCGTAATCATATTTGCATT GTGTTCGAGAAGCTTGGGCCAAGTTTGTTTGACTTTCTAAAGAGAAATAAATACTCCGCATTTCCTCTGGCTCTTGTCCGTGATTTTGGATACCAGCTTTTGGAATCTGTAGCAT ATATGCACGAGTTACAGTTAGTTCACACCGACCTCAAGCCCGAGAACATTCTGTTGGTATCTTCAGAAAATGTAAAGCTTCCTGACAATAAG AGGAGTGGTTCAAATGAGACGCATTTCAGGTGTTTACCAAAGTCAAGCGCCATTAAAGTGATTGATTTTGGCAGTACTGTTTGTGATAACCGGATTCACCACTCTGTTGTCCAAACAAGGCATTACAGGTCCCCTGAGGTCATTTTAG GTCTAGGATGGAGTTATCAATGTGACTTATGGAGCATAGGTTGTATACTATTTGAACTATGCACG GGTGAGGCTCTCTTTCAGACGCATGATAACCTTGAACATCTAGCGATGATGGAGAGGGCATTGGGTCCTCTGCCTGAACACATGACCCGGAAAGCCAG CCGGGGTGCTGAGAAATATTTTAGGAGAGGAGGTAGGCTGAATTGGCCTGAAGGGGCCAACTCTAGAGAGAGTATTAGAGCTGTAAAAAGACTTGATCGTCTGAAG GAGATGGTAGCAAGGCATGTAGACAACACAAGATCTGGATTTGCAGACCTGTTGTATGGTTTACTGCAGTATAATCCATCCGAGCGTCTCACAGCAAACGATGCTCTTGACCATCCTTTCTTTAAGAGCGCAGGTTGA
- the LOC106313742 gene encoding serine/threonine-protein kinase AFC3 isoform X2: MMVNEFEKMDKERVRKRPRMTWDEAPAEPDAKRSQRHGSDGRVLLSPPLREDDRDGHYNFSLRENLTPRYKILSKMGEGTFGRVLECWDRETKEYVAIKIIRSIKKYRDAAMIEIDVLQKLVKTDKGRKRCVQMKDWFDYRNHICIVFEKLGPSLFDFLKRNKYSAFPLALVRDFGYQLLESVAYMHELQLVHTDLKPENILLVSSENRSGSNETHFRCLPKSSAIKVIDFGSTVCDNRIHHSVVQTRHYRSPEVILGLGWSYQCDLWSIGCILFELCTGEALFQTHDNLEHLAMMERALGPLPEHMTRKASRGAEKYFRRGGRLNWPEGANSRESIRAVKRLDRLKEMVARHVDNTRSGFADLLYGLLQYNPSERLTANDALDHPFFKSAG; encoded by the exons ATGATGGTGAACGAATTCGAGAAGATGGACAAGGAACGAGTTAGGAAACGGCCTCGTATGACCTGGGACGAGGCCCCAGCTGAACCTGAT GCTAAAAGGTCTCAGAGACATGGAAGCGATGGGAGGGTTTTGTTGTCACCACCACTAAGGGAGGATGATCGCGATGGCCATTACAATTTCAGTTTGAGAGAGAATCTCACTCCTAGAT ATAAGATACTAAGCAAGATGGGTGAAG GCACATTTGGTCGGGTTTTGGAATGTTGGGATCGTGAAACTAAAGAATATGTGGCTATAAAGATTATCCGAAGCATCAAGAAATACAGGGATGCAGCAATGATCGAAATTGATGTTCTTCAGAAGCTTGTTAAGACTGACAAAGGCCGCAAACG ATGTGTACAGATGAAGGACTGGTTTGATTACCGTAATCATATTTGCATT GTGTTCGAGAAGCTTGGGCCAAGTTTGTTTGACTTTCTAAAGAGAAATAAATACTCCGCATTTCCTCTGGCTCTTGTCCGTGATTTTGGATACCAGCTTTTGGAATCTGTAGCAT ATATGCACGAGTTACAGTTAGTTCACACCGACCTCAAGCCCGAGAACATTCTGTTGGTATCTTCAGAAAAT AGGAGTGGTTCAAATGAGACGCATTTCAGGTGTTTACCAAAGTCAAGCGCCATTAAAGTGATTGATTTTGGCAGTACTGTTTGTGATAACCGGATTCACCACTCTGTTGTCCAAACAAGGCATTACAGGTCCCCTGAGGTCATTTTAG GTCTAGGATGGAGTTATCAATGTGACTTATGGAGCATAGGTTGTATACTATTTGAACTATGCACG GGTGAGGCTCTCTTTCAGACGCATGATAACCTTGAACATCTAGCGATGATGGAGAGGGCATTGGGTCCTCTGCCTGAACACATGACCCGGAAAGCCAG CCGGGGTGCTGAGAAATATTTTAGGAGAGGAGGTAGGCTGAATTGGCCTGAAGGGGCCAACTCTAGAGAGAGTATTAGAGCTGTAAAAAGACTTGATCGTCTGAAG GAGATGGTAGCAAGGCATGTAGACAACACAAGATCTGGATTTGCAGACCTGTTGTATGGTTTACTGCAGTATAATCCATCCGAGCGTCTCACAGCAAACGATGCTCTTGACCATCCTTTCTTTAAGAGCGCAGGTTGA
- the LOC106294465 gene encoding potassium channel KAT3 isoform X2, which translates to MSATTSEARSPLPLLFRGGRASTAPLGTTEERSPLSLLFRRRSSKDVKNITSVSSSLLPAFGTVVDKNPSSKPFIVLPYDRRYRLWELYLVILVGYSAWASIFELAFEKAADGAFLTIDLVVDFFFAVDIVLTFFVAYLDTSTYLIVDDYNLIARRYLKSLAFVMDVVSTLPIQFIYKTVTGNSGRGQAFGFLNLLRLWRLRRVAELFKRLEKDTLFNYFVIRVIKLLCVTIFWVHIGGCILFWIAYHYPSPVDTWIGSQVEDFKDRSIWLGYTYSMYWSIVTLTTVGYGDLHAVNTREKTFNMFYMLFNIGLTAYIIGNMTNLVVHGALRTFTMRSAFNHILRYTSKNKLPDMMRDQMLAHMQLKFKTAELKQEEVLQDLPKAIRSSINEHLFRSVIENAYLFKGLPDGLIVQMVSNIKAEYFPPKMEMILQNEIPTDFYILVSGGVEIIRSKGASEQVLAKLGPGDMAGEIGVFFNIPQPFTYLKDLNDDLKKEIPFLRDLLANADTQETVHTEEAPQSNNEEIVMVSRDENEKKEEHKREGAPIRVIIHGHPPNQDNNNNGRLVMLPDSIQLLFDLAEKKFGRRGSTIVMADGAHVEQLDALRENDNLYIF; encoded by the exons ATGTCCGCGACGACTTCAGAGGCGAGATCGCCGTTACCTCTGCTGTTTAGAGGAGGAAGGGCTTCGACGGCGCCGTTAGGAACGACGGAAGAGAGATCGCCGTTATCGTTACTATTCAGAAGAAGGTCAAGCAAAGATGTGAAGAACATAACGTCGGTTTCAAGCAGTCTCTTGCCTGCGTTTGGGACAGTCGTCGATAAAAATCCTTCTTCCAAACCTTTCATCGTTCTTCCTTATGATCGTCGTTACAG GTTGTGGGAATTGTATCTGGTGATCTTGGTGGGGTACTCGGCGTGGGCATCTATCTTTGAGTTGGCTTTCGAGAAAGCTGCTGATGGAGCTTTTCTGACCATTGATCTCGTCGTTGACTTTTTCTTCGCCGTCGATATCGTCCTCACGTTTTTTGTTGCCTACTTGGATACTTCTACTTACCTCATCGTCGACGACTACAACCTCATCGCCAGACG GTACTTGAAGAGCTTGGCTTTTGTGATGGACGTTGTATCAACGTTACCGATTCAGTTCATTTATAAAACTGTCACCGGAAATAGCGGACGAGGCCAAGCTTTTGGCTTCCTTAATTTGCTCCGCCTCTGGCGTCTCCGTCGTGTTGCCGAACTCTTTAAAAG GCTAGAGAAAGACACACTTTTCAACTACTTCGTGATCAGAGTCATTAAGCTTCTTTGC GTAACGATATTTTGGGTACACATTGGGGGTTGCATTTTATTCTGGATAGCCTACCATTATCCAAGCCCTGTAGATACATGGATAGGATCACAAGTTGAGGATTTCAAGGACAGAAGCATATGGCTAGGGTACACTTACTCAATGTACTGGTCCATTGTCACACTCACCACCGTGGGTTATGGCGATTTGCATGCGGTTAATACACGTGAGAAGACGTTCAACATGTTCTACATGCTTTTCAACATTGGTCTCACCGCTTATATCATCGGTAACATGACCAATCTTGTTGTCCATGGCGCTCTTCGTACATTCACCATG AGAAGTGCATTCAATCATATATTGCGGTACACAAGCAAGAACAAGTTACCGGATATGATGAGGGATCAGATGCTTGCACATATGCAGCTCAAGTTCAAGACTGCTGAGTTAAAACAAGAAGAGGTTCTCCAAGACTTACCTAAGGCCATAAGATCAAGCATTAACGAGCATTTATTCCGCTCGGTCATAGAGAATGCTTATCTTTTTAAAGGATTACCTGATGGCCTCATCGTTCAGATG GTTTCTAACATAAAAGCAGAGTATTTTCCGCCTAAAATGGAGATGATATTACAAAATGAGATTCCAACGGATTTCTACATACTTGTATCTGGAGGAGTG GAGATAATTAGATCCAAGGGTGCAAGTGAACAG GTATTGGCGAAGTTAGGTCCAGGGGATATGGCAGGAGAGATTGGAGTTTTCTTCAACATTCCTCAGCCTTTCACT TATCTCAAGGATTTAAATGATGACTTGAAGAAAGAAATCCCATTTCTTAGAGATTTATTAGCTAATGCAGATACTCAG GAAACGGTTCATACAGAGGAAGCACCACAAAGTAACAATGAGGAGATAGTTATGGTGTCGAGAGATGAAAATGAAAAGA AAGAAGAACATAAAAGAGAAGGAGCTCCCATAAGAGTGATAATCCATGGACATCCTCCTAATCAAGATAACAACAACAATGGTAGACTTGTCATGTTACCTGATTCTATCCAGCTTCTATTCGACTTAGCTG AGAAGAAGTTCGGGAGACGAGGAAGCACGATTGTGATGGCAGATGGTGCACATGTTGAACAGCTTGATGCTCTCCGGGAAAACGATAATTTATATATATTCTAA
- the LOC106294465 gene encoding potassium channel KAT3 isoform X1: protein MSATTSEARSPLPLLFRGGRASTAPLGTTEERSPLSLLFRRRSSKDVKNITSVSSSLLPAFGTVVDKNPSSKPFIVLPYDRRYRLWELYLVILVGYSAWASIFELAFEKAADGAFLTIDLVVDFFFAVDIVLTFFVAYLDTSTYLIVDDYNLIARRYLKSLAFVMDVVSTLPIQFIYKTVTGNSGRGQAFGFLNLLRLWRLRRVAELFKRLEKDTLFNYFVIRVIKLLCVTIFWVHIGGCILFWIAYHYPSPVDTWIGSQVEDFKDRSIWLGYTYSMYWSIVTLTTVGYGDLHAVNTREKTFNMFYMLFNIGLTAYIIGNMTNLVVHGALRTFTMRSAFNHILRYTSKNKLPDMMRDQMLAHMQLKFKTAELKQEEVLQDLPKAIRSSINEHLFRSVIENAYLFKGLPDGLIVQMVSNIKAEYFPPKMEMILQNEIPTDFYILVSGGVEIIRSKGASEQVLAKLGPGDMAGEIGVFFNIPQPFTVRTRRLSQVIRIGHHRFKEMVQSDIEDSKMIITNFMTYLKDLNDDLKKEIPFLRDLLANADTQETVHTEEAPQSNNEEIVMVSRDENEKKEEHKREGAPIRVIIHGHPPNQDNNNNGRLVMLPDSIQLLFDLAEKKFGRRGSTIVMADGAHVEQLDALRENDNLYIF from the exons ATGTCCGCGACGACTTCAGAGGCGAGATCGCCGTTACCTCTGCTGTTTAGAGGAGGAAGGGCTTCGACGGCGCCGTTAGGAACGACGGAAGAGAGATCGCCGTTATCGTTACTATTCAGAAGAAGGTCAAGCAAAGATGTGAAGAACATAACGTCGGTTTCAAGCAGTCTCTTGCCTGCGTTTGGGACAGTCGTCGATAAAAATCCTTCTTCCAAACCTTTCATCGTTCTTCCTTATGATCGTCGTTACAG GTTGTGGGAATTGTATCTGGTGATCTTGGTGGGGTACTCGGCGTGGGCATCTATCTTTGAGTTGGCTTTCGAGAAAGCTGCTGATGGAGCTTTTCTGACCATTGATCTCGTCGTTGACTTTTTCTTCGCCGTCGATATCGTCCTCACGTTTTTTGTTGCCTACTTGGATACTTCTACTTACCTCATCGTCGACGACTACAACCTCATCGCCAGACG GTACTTGAAGAGCTTGGCTTTTGTGATGGACGTTGTATCAACGTTACCGATTCAGTTCATTTATAAAACTGTCACCGGAAATAGCGGACGAGGCCAAGCTTTTGGCTTCCTTAATTTGCTCCGCCTCTGGCGTCTCCGTCGTGTTGCCGAACTCTTTAAAAG GCTAGAGAAAGACACACTTTTCAACTACTTCGTGATCAGAGTCATTAAGCTTCTTTGC GTAACGATATTTTGGGTACACATTGGGGGTTGCATTTTATTCTGGATAGCCTACCATTATCCAAGCCCTGTAGATACATGGATAGGATCACAAGTTGAGGATTTCAAGGACAGAAGCATATGGCTAGGGTACACTTACTCAATGTACTGGTCCATTGTCACACTCACCACCGTGGGTTATGGCGATTTGCATGCGGTTAATACACGTGAGAAGACGTTCAACATGTTCTACATGCTTTTCAACATTGGTCTCACCGCTTATATCATCGGTAACATGACCAATCTTGTTGTCCATGGCGCTCTTCGTACATTCACCATG AGAAGTGCATTCAATCATATATTGCGGTACACAAGCAAGAACAAGTTACCGGATATGATGAGGGATCAGATGCTTGCACATATGCAGCTCAAGTTCAAGACTGCTGAGTTAAAACAAGAAGAGGTTCTCCAAGACTTACCTAAGGCCATAAGATCAAGCATTAACGAGCATTTATTCCGCTCGGTCATAGAGAATGCTTATCTTTTTAAAGGATTACCTGATGGCCTCATCGTTCAGATG GTTTCTAACATAAAAGCAGAGTATTTTCCGCCTAAAATGGAGATGATATTACAAAATGAGATTCCAACGGATTTCTACATACTTGTATCTGGAGGAGTG GAGATAATTAGATCCAAGGGTGCAAGTGAACAG GTATTGGCGAAGTTAGGTCCAGGGGATATGGCAGGAGAGATTGGAGTTTTCTTCAACATTCCTCAGCCTTTCACTGTGAGGACAAGGAGGCTTTCTCAGGTTATTCGAATAGGTCATCATAGGTTCAAAGAAATGGTTCAATCTGATATCGAAGACTCCAAAATGATCATCACAAATTTCATGACT TATCTCAAGGATTTAAATGATGACTTGAAGAAAGAAATCCCATTTCTTAGAGATTTATTAGCTAATGCAGATACTCAG GAAACGGTTCATACAGAGGAAGCACCACAAAGTAACAATGAGGAGATAGTTATGGTGTCGAGAGATGAAAATGAAAAGA AAGAAGAACATAAAAGAGAAGGAGCTCCCATAAGAGTGATAATCCATGGACATCCTCCTAATCAAGATAACAACAACAATGGTAGACTTGTCATGTTACCTGATTCTATCCAGCTTCTATTCGACTTAGCTG AGAAGAAGTTCGGGAGACGAGGAAGCACGATTGTGATGGCAGATGGTGCACATGTTGAACAGCTTGATGCTCTCCGGGAAAACGATAATTTATATATATTCTAA
- the LOC106301263 gene encoding LOW QUALITY PROTEIN: probable E3 ubiquitin ligase SUD1 (The sequence of the model RefSeq protein was modified relative to this genomic sequence to represent the inferred CDS: deleted 2 bases in 2 codons; substituted 1 base at 1 genomic stop codon) — METENKEAVQTEAKDMKNEDVDICRICQSPEEPDNPLRHPCACRGSLKYVHTDCIFLWINRRRRKHCEICKRSYSIVPVYSDNAPERLPCQELLKSLLLRAFRFMTLILPWLLAITFHSYCMFFLESKRVFELSCFFLGLIYTVEIVTEITFIVVLRVVYEELVRTEHELLRRVHLIANGLRHKGVTRVLLVLWKYMRVLCDWWHDQLLQLPFFHDMFMRGPLALAFVPRNTQLDEFGSIRRFLFFLDDNTFSVLAINISWSFLDCMLPYLIGQAVFVFLHCVPPHGWVLENISEITVGHIVLFSVWLAYLKSVFTLIRNPTRTRWFSLSVKDTLILCFKTILLPWMLGFWIDFCTFPLTGATVSQRLEVVSDYPHVAAKHWCVGIGYLLVALSCMKLIQEIVQKRAFWYLLDVTXPNYKITKLHLRSLLFAFAFHGAVVVIVFHLPIKTITLTIQSFFPLKFGVYKDEFILGLLAAYICCPMRLANSVKQSIKPIVHKWVVAVSSCLKLSDFLVRRDGVNHNVRLAFGIAEGSMVSFYGSQRDTTCEEDTNEQRDEWFMLRIGLMLVLAALSVFLVSTTFMALPVLVGRAFFHSISFYMLSFGLEHDDICAFWIGLCIMRKIYKITCFVYDHIVTRRVDLLLKHVMKWIQNVLLFSIWIFVVPGLLGLLINLMIIIPSQVTLDESPVYNFLHDWLIGLYVLHICIALTMFTPVTCFATVAWREKLQRIRSVGINNLPFTGLIRDVIGSAITNTLLITLCVPYVMVTSLFPVLGFSREANLTVQRFVWPVLLALMVIWFSAKLVRNLIVYLHQVEFDNRYKVGERLVDFTEDL, encoded by the exons ATGGAGACAGAAAACAAAGAAGCTGTTCAGACAGAAGCAAAAGACATGAAAAACGAAGATGTAGACATTTGCCGGATTTGCCAGTCACCGGAGGAGCCAGACAATCCGTTGAGGCATCCTTGTGCATGTCGTGGCTCTCTCAAGTACGTCCATACTGACTGTATCTTCCTCTGGATCAATCGTCGCAGACGCAAGCACTGCGAGATTTGTAAACGCAGCTACTCAATCGTTCCGGTCTATTCCGACAACGCTCCAGAGAGACTTCCATGTCAAGAACTCTTAAAGAGCCTTCTACTGAGAGCATTTCGTTTCATGACTCTGATCCTTCCTTGGCTATTGGCGATTACTTTCCACTCGTACTGCATGTTCTTTCTCGAGAGCAAGAGAGTTTTTGAACTGTCATGTTTCTTTCTTGGTCTTATTTACACCGTCGAGATAGTGACTGAAATCACTTTCATCGTTGTTCTAAGGGTAGTATACGAAGAGCTTGTAAGAACAGAACACGAGTTGTTACGCCGTGTGCATCTCATAGCGAATGGTCTAAGACATAAGGGTGTTACTAGAGTTCTGCTTGTGTTATGGAAGTATATGAGGGTTCTTTGTGATTGGTGGCATGATCAGCTCTTGCAGTTACCTTTCTTCCACGACATGTTTATGAGAGGACCTCTTGCACTTGCGTTTGTTCCAAGAAACACACAGCTTGATGAGTTTGGATCCATAAGAAGGTTTCTTTTCTTCTTGGATGACAACACTTTTTCT GTTCTTGCCATCAACATCTCTTGGTCTTTCCTCGACTGTATGTTACCTTATTTGATTGGCCAAGCTGTCTTTGTGTTCCTACACTGTGTCCCTCCACACGGTTGGGTTTTGGAAAACATATCTGAGATTACAGTTGGACACATAGTTCTATTCTCAGTTTGGTTGGCTTACCTTAAAAGCGTTTTCACTCTGATTCGGAATCCAACCAGAACAAGATGGTTTTCACTGTCAGTTAAAGATACATTGATCTTGTGTTTTAAAACCATCCTTCTGCCTTGGATGCTTGGTTTCTGGATAGATTTCTGTACGTTCCCTCTAACCGGAGCAACGGTTTCTCAACGGCTTGAGGTTGTTTCAGACTATCCACACGTGGCTGCCAAACATTGGTGTGTAGGAATTGGGTACTTGCTAGTTGCTTTGTCTTGCATGAAGCTTATCCAGGAG ATTGTTCAGAAACGTGCCTTTTGGTATCTCTTAGATGTCACATAACCAAACTACAAAATCACTAAACTGCATCTACGTTCCCTACTCTTTGCGTTTGCTTTCCATGGAGCAGTGGTAGTGATTGTGTTCCACTTACCGATAAAGACAATCACTCTCACCATCCAGTCCTTTTTCCCTCTCAAATTTGG GGTCTACAAGGATGAGTTTATCCTTGGCTTACTCGCTGCTTATATATGCTGCCCCATGCGGTTAGCCAACTCTGTTAAACAATCTATCAAACCAATAGTTCACAAGTGGGTTGTTGCTGTCAGTTCTTGCCTCAAGTTAAGTGATTTCTTGGTTAGAAGAGACGGTGTGAATCATAATGTGAGACTAGCGTTTGGCATAGCTGAAGGTTCTATGGTGAGCTTTTATGGATCTCAGAGGGATACTACATGTGAAGAGGATACAAACGAGCAAAGAGATGAATG GTTTATGCTAAGGATTGGACTGATGCTGGTTCTAGCTGCTTTGAGTGTGTTTCTTGTTAGTACAACATTCATGGCT TTACCAGTTCTGGTTGGGAGAGCGTTCTTCCACTCTATCTCTTTCTACATGCTAAGCTTCGGACTCGAACACGATG ATATTTGTGCTTTCTGGATTGGACTGTGTATCATGCGGAAAATCTATAAAATCACATGCTTCGTCTATGACCATATCGTGACGAGAAGAGTCGATTTGCTTCTCAAACATGTCATGAAGTGGATCCAGAATGTCTTGTTGTTCTCCATATGG ATCTTTGTGGTACCTGGCTTGCTCGGTCTCCTTATCAACCTTATGATCATCATCCCATCACAAGTTACGCTAGACGAATCACCTGTGTATAACTTTCTCCACGATTGGTTGATCGGTCTGTACGTCCTTCACATCTGTATCGCCTTG ACTATGTTCACACCAGTCACCTGCTTCGCGACCGTTGCATGGCGAGAAAAGCTTCAAAGAATAAGAAGCGTCGGTATCAACAATCTTCCTTTCACAGGGCTGATTCGAGATGTCATCGGCTCGGCGATA ACAAACACACTTCTAATTACTCTCTGCGTCCCCTACGTGATGGTGACTTCTCTGTTCCCTGTACTTGGATTCTCACGTGAAGCCAACTTAACCGTCCAACGGTTCGTGTGGCCGGTGTTGCTAGCTTTGATGGTCATATGGTTTAGTGCCAAGCTCGTTCGTAACCTCATCGTTTACCTTCACCAAGTCGAATTCGATAACCGGTACAAAGTGGGAGAGAGGTTGGTCGATTTCACTGAAGATCTCTGA